One window of Cohnella hashimotonis genomic DNA carries:
- a CDS encoding GNAT family N-acetyltransferase, whose product MEHYKRYQRVARPGRAGPIVIEGPVEPERLKGYRLHDKLDAFRRPREQHEALVEIAGLPEGRIIISREDDMIVGYVTFHYPDELERWSEGGMDDLIELGAIEVADEYRSLGLGKAMIVAAFAEEQLDNAIVYTTEYYWHWDLEKSGLNVWQYREMMEKLMKSVGMVWFATDDPEICAHPANCLMVRIGKDVPLSSAEQFDRVRFRQRFMY is encoded by the coding sequence ATGGAACATTACAAGCGCTATCAGCGCGTTGCCAGGCCCGGACGGGCGGGTCCGATCGTCATTGAAGGCCCGGTCGAGCCGGAGCGGCTGAAGGGCTATCGGCTCCACGACAAGCTCGACGCTTTCCGTAGACCCAGAGAACAGCATGAGGCGCTCGTGGAGATCGCCGGACTGCCCGAAGGCCGGATCATCATCTCCCGCGAAGATGATATGATCGTCGGCTATGTCACCTTCCACTATCCCGACGAGCTCGAGCGCTGGTCCGAAGGCGGCATGGACGATCTGATCGAGCTGGGCGCCATCGAGGTGGCGGACGAGTACCGATCGCTCGGCCTCGGCAAAGCGATGATCGTCGCGGCGTTCGCGGAGGAGCAGCTCGACAATGCCATCGTTTATACGACCGAATATTACTGGCACTGGGACCTGGAAAAAAGCGGATTAAACGTCTGGCAGTACCGAGAGATGATGGAAAAATTAATGAAGTCCGTCGGCATGGTATGGTTCGCGACGGACGATCCCGAGATTTGCGCGCATCCGGCCAACTGCCTGATGGTGCGCATCGGCAAGGACGTGCCGCTGTCGTCGGCCGAGCAGTTCGACCGCGTGAGATTCCGCCAGCGGTTTATGTATTGA
- a CDS encoding acetoin utilization protein AcuC, with protein MSSNSDHARWIDCSAVKRYSFREDHPFHPIRLALTEELLEDCGALGPEDKLLPTAEGAAEAVGAIHRADYIETARALSVAAPAVSYQDLAEQYGLEEDGDTPYFPGMHDAALAVVQGSLSAAEAVMSGATKHALHLGGGLHHAFRERGAGFCVYNDAACAISWIHRKYDAKVLYIDTDVHHGDGVQWSFYTDPDIFTYSIHETGKFLFPGSGFAHERGEGSGYGASLNIPVEPYTEDESWLESFEAGLAQVMRAFKPDVVVSQHGCDAHALDPLAHIHCSMRIYREMPRLIHRLAHAHTDGRWVALGGGGYEHWHVVPRAWSLLWLEMSDHPLLASIDASPDGGLLPASWPRLSSPSRPADLPTTWLDDTSLWSPMPRRSEISAKNREIVALALQHLG; from the coding sequence GTGTCATCGAATAGCGATCACGCGCGCTGGATCGACTGCAGCGCCGTAAAGCGGTACTCGTTTCGCGAAGATCATCCTTTTCACCCGATCCGGCTCGCCCTGACCGAGGAGCTGCTCGAGGACTGCGGCGCGCTGGGGCCCGAAGACAAGCTCTTGCCGACCGCAGAAGGCGCGGCCGAGGCCGTGGGCGCCATTCACCGGGCCGACTATATCGAGACGGCACGAGCGCTCAGCGTCGCGGCCCCGGCCGTTTCCTACCAGGACTTGGCCGAGCAGTACGGCCTCGAAGAGGACGGCGATACGCCCTATTTCCCCGGCATGCACGACGCCGCGCTGGCCGTCGTTCAAGGCTCGCTGAGCGCTGCCGAGGCAGTCATGTCGGGGGCGACCAAGCATGCGCTTCATCTGGGCGGCGGCCTGCATCACGCCTTCCGCGAGCGGGGCGCGGGCTTCTGCGTCTACAACGACGCCGCTTGCGCCATCTCCTGGATTCACCGCAAATACGACGCCAAGGTGCTGTACATCGATACCGACGTGCATCACGGCGACGGCGTGCAGTGGAGCTTTTATACGGACCCGGACATTTTTACCTACTCGATTCACGAGACGGGCAAGTTCCTCTTCCCGGGCAGCGGGTTCGCGCACGAGCGTGGCGAAGGCAGCGGCTACGGCGCCAGTCTCAACATTCCCGTGGAACCGTATACAGAGGACGAATCCTGGCTGGAGAGCTTCGAGGCCGGCCTCGCCCAGGTCATGCGCGCGTTCAAGCCAGACGTCGTCGTCAGCCAGCATGGCTGCGATGCCCACGCGCTCGATCCGCTCGCGCACATTCACTGCAGCATGCGAATCTATCGCGAGATGCCAAGGCTCATTCACCGGCTGGCGCACGCGCATACGGACGGACGCTGGGTCGCGCTCGGCGGCGGCGGCTACGAGCATTGGCATGTCGTGCCCAGGGCATGGAGCTTGCTGTGGCTGGAGATGAGCGATCATCCGCTGCTCGCATCCATCGACGCGTCCCCGGACGGCGGGCTTCTCCCCGCCTCTTGGCCCCGGCTATCGTCGCCCAGCCGGCCCGCGGACCTGCCGACAACCTGGCTGGACGATACGTCGCTGTGGTCGCCGATGCCTCGCAGGTCCGAGATTTCGGCCAAAAACCGCGAGATCGTGGCCTTGGCGCTTCAGCATCTGGGCTGA